The Bicyclus anynana chromosome 4, ilBicAnyn1.1, whole genome shotgun sequence genome window below encodes:
- the LOC112052917 gene encoding serine/threonine-protein kinase polo yields MTSIKEDEKKEIPEIIRDPQTHCAYQRLRFFGKGGFAKCYEIQDQATHKVYAGKIVSKKLMVKSSQRDKMSQEIDIHRSLRHKHVVGFHSFFEDSQNIYIILELCKRRSMMELHKRRKAITEPETRFYMHQILLGVQYLHSQRIIHRDLKLGNLFLDDDLHVKIGDFGLAAKIEYEGERKRTLCGTPNYIAPEILTKTGHSFEVDIWSLGCIMYTLLVGKPPFETSTLRDTYKRIKLCEYRIPSSLRKPAAAMIVLQLQSVPAKRPPVDKLLQHEFFTSGIMPAALPLSCLTTAPRTDQLEGLSLHRRPLFEVRNNENIMAVDSPMKRGPGMPLESHSVEPQSHRQNLVSLRDQLHRLLSLKLKNRPESLKDDMSDPSSQPLVWVGKWVDYSDKYGFGYQLCDESVGVMFNDTTKLIMLANGVNVHYINRQSQEQYLTMQEYPQELDKKMKLLTYFRRYMTEHLMKAGASINVRETDGLSRLPHLHQWFRTNVAVIMYLTNGTLQINFQDHTKIILCPLMQAVTYIDVDKNFRTFRFSTIEEHGCDKKLYENLQYALEKLNSVLDNKLNLQLQ; encoded by the exons atgaCGTCAATCAAAGAAGATGAAAAGAAAGAGATTCCTGAAATTATCCGTGATCCTCAAACACATTGCGCTTACCAAAGATTGAGATTCTTTGGAAAG GGTGGATTTGCAAAATGCTACGAAATACAGGACCAGGCCACACACAAAGTGTATGCCGGCAAAATAGTGTCAAAAAAACTGATGGTGAAATCAAGCCAAAGAGACAAAATGTCCCAAGAGATCGACATACATCGCTCACTGAGGCACAAACATGTTGTTGGCTTCCACAGCTTTTTTGAGGACTCCCAGAACATCTATATCATACTGGAGCTCTGCAAGAGAAGA TCTATGATGGAGTTGCACAAGCGTAGGAAAGCTATCACGGAGCCAGAGACCAGATTCTACATGCACCAGATTTTATTGGGAGTCCAGTATTTGCACAGCCAAAGGATCATACACAGGGATCTCAAACTCGGGAATCTGTTCCTGGATGACGATCTTCACGTTAAGATTGGGGACTTTGGCCTTGCGGCTAAAATTGAATATGAAG gaGAGAGAAAGAGGACTTTGTGCGGTACACCCAACTATATCGCACCAGAAATATTGACAAAGACTGGACACTCGTTTGAGGTTGACATCTGGAGCTTGGGCTGCATCATGTACACTCTGCTGGTTGGGAAGCCACCCTTCGAGACCTCTACCCTGCGTGACACTTACAAGAGGATCAAGCTGTGTGAATACag gatCCCATCGTCTCTTCGCAAGCCAGCAGCGGCTATGATAGTGCTGCAGCTGCAATCCGTCCCAGCGAAGCGTCCGCCAGTCGACAAACTGCTCCAGCACGAGTTCTTCACATCGGGCATCATGCCTGCTGCCCTGCCTTTATCTTGCCTCACCACCGCTCCCAGGACCGACCAGCTTGAGGGTCTCAGCTTACACAGACGACCGCTCTTTGAAGTCAGGAACAATG AGAACATTATGGCAGTAGATTCACCGATGAAGCGCGGGCCCGGCATGCCGCTGGAGTCGCACTCCGTGGAGCCGCAGTCGCACCGCCAGAACCTCGTGTCGCTGCGAGACCAGCTCCACCGTCTACTCAGCCTGAAG tTAAAGAACCGTCCCGAGTCCCTGAAGGACGATATGAGCGACCCGTCGTCGCAGCCGCTGGTGTGGGTCGGCAAGTGGGTGGACTACAGCGACAAGTACGGCTTCGGCTACCAGCTCTGTGACGAGAGCGTCGGCGTCATGTTCAACGACACCACCAAGCTGATCATGCTGGCTAACGGAGT gAATGTGCACTACATCAACCGCCAAAGCCAAGAACAGTATCTGACCATGCAAGAGTATCCCCAAGAGCTTGACAAGAAGATGAAACTACTCACCTACTTCAGGCGATACATGACTGAGCATCTTATGAAAGCTG GCGCCTCGATCAACGTAAGAGAGACTGACGGGCTGTCGAGATTGCCGCACTTGCACCAGTGGTTCAGGACCAACGTCGCCGTCATCATGTACCTGACTAATGGAACTTTACAG ATAAACTTCCAAGACCACACGAAAATCATCCTCTGCCCATTGATGCAAGCAGTGACTTACATTGACGTGGACAAGAACTTCCGAACATTCCGGTTCAGCACCATTGAGGAGCATGGCTGTGACAAAAAGCTGTACGAAAACTTACAATATGCTCTGGAGAAACTGAACAGTGTTTTGGACAACAAACTGAACCTCCAGCTGCAGTAA